The nucleotide sequence AGCGGGTCACCCGCATCGGGTACTCGAGCTCGAGCGCCTCTATCGGGGTGTTCAGCGTGTTGCTCATCGAGACGTGGACGCCCGAGGGACCGGGACCCTTCGCGCTGGCGCCCTGCCCGCCGCCGATGGTCTCGTAGTAGGTCCAGCCGCGGCCGCCGATGATCAGATTGTTCATAGTCCCCTGTCCCTGCGCCGGCAGCTCCGCGACCTGCGAGAGCGCCGAGATCACCGTGTCCGCGATGCGGTTGGAGGTCTCGACGTTGCCGGCGACGACGGCCGAGGGGCTCCTCGCGTCGAGCAGGCTGCCTTCGGGCACCGAGATCTCGAGCGGGGCGTATGTGCCGGCGTTGGCCGGGACGTCCCCGGGCAAGAGCAGCCGGAGTGCGAAGTAGCAGGCGGAGCGGGTGACGGCGAGCGGGCAGTTCACGTTGCCCGCCACCGCCGCGGCGGTTCCGGAGAAGTCTATCTTCATCTTGTCGTTGCGCACCTCTACGGTGACCCGGATCGGGATGTCCTCCTCCGTCACGCCGTCGCCCTCCAGGTAGTCGGTCGCGGTGTAGACGCCGTCTGGGAGCGCCCGGATCGCCTCTCGGGTGCGCCGCTCGGTGTAGGCGAGGACCTCCTCGAAGGCCGAGAGGACGACCTCCTCACCGCGCCGCTCGATAAGCTCGTTCAGACGCCGCTCCGCGAGGGCGTTCGCGGCGATCTGGGCCCGCAGGTCGGCACGCCGCAGGGCAGGGGTACGGACGTTGGCCAGGATGAGGTCGAGGACTTCGTCCTGGTACTCTCCTCCCCGCACGATCCTCACCGGCGGGATGATGAGCCCCTCCTGGAAGATCTCACGCGAAGCCGCCGGCATGGACCCCGGACTCATCCCGCCCACGTCGGAGTGGTGGGCCCGGGTGACGGCGTAACCCAGGATCTTGCCTTCGTGGGCCATGGGGGAGACGAGGGTTATGTCCGGCAGGTGGGTTCCTCCGGAGTAGGGGTCGTTCAGGACGTAGACGTCTCCCGGCGCGGCGCCGAGCACCATGACCGCCGCGACCGCCTCGGGCATCGCCCCGAGGTGGACCGGGATGTGCTCGGCCTGGGCGACCATCCGGCCTCTGGCGTCGAAGATCGCCGCCGAGCAGTCGCGCCTCTCCTTGATGTTCGAGGAGTAGGAGCCGCGGATCAGGAGCGCCCCCATCTCTTCGGCGATGCCGGAGAGGGCGCTGGTGAGCACCGAGAGCGTGACCGGGTCCATCCCGCTAGCCATCCTCTCGCTCCAGCACGAGCGTGCCCGCACCGTCCACCTCCCCGCGCCATCCCGGGCGCACCAGGCACGTGGCCTCGTCGAACTCGACCACCGCGGGGCCCTCGACCCGCGAGCCTTTCCCCATCCTGCTCCTCTTCAGCACCGGAACTTCCTCCCACCCCTCCTCGAACTCTACCCTGCGGCGTTCGGTCACGGGATCTCCCTGCGCCTCTCCTTCTTCGAGCGGCGGTCGCTCTACCGGAGAGATGGCCGTCAGGCGCAGGTTGACCAGCTCGACCGGCTCTTCTTCCATCCGGTAGCCGTAGCGCTGCTCGTGGGCCTCGTGGAAATTCCCTTCGAGCTTCTCCACCACATCCGCCTCGACCGCCAGCTCGAACGCCTGTCCCCGGTATCGCAGGTCCGCCCGGCGGCGAAGACGAGGCGATTCGAGATCCGAGGCGGCCTCCTGCTCCATCTCCACGAAGATGCGTTCGATCTCCTCTGGGTCGGCCGCCGCGAGCGGGCGGAGGAAGGGGAAGACGTAGTCCCGCCTGAGCTCCGAGATGGCCAGACCGAGCGCGGAGAGCACGCCCCCCGCCTTCGGAACGAGCACCGTGCGCATCCCGAGCTCTTCGGCGAGCGCGCAGGCGTGCAGCGGCCCCGCACCCCCGAAGGCGACCAGCGCGAACTCCCGCGGGTCGAGCCCGCGCTCCACGCTGATCACGCGCAGGGCGCGCACCATCTCGGCGTTGGCGACCCTTATGACGCCGAGGGCCGTCTGGTGCGCGTCGAGACCGAGCCTGCGGCCGAGTTTCACGAGGGCTTTCTCCGCGAGCTCCCGCCTCAGGACGACCTCGCCCCCCAGCCGCGCCCCGTCGCGCAGGTAGCCCAGGAGCAGGTTGGCGTCGGTGACGGTCGGATCTTCTCCGCCGAGCCCGTAGCAGGCCGGTCCCGGGTCCGCCCCGGCGGAGTGCGGACCAACCCGCAGCGCCCCTCCGGCGTCCGCCCAGGCGACCGATCCTCCCCCGGCGCTCACCGTGTGCACGTCGACCATGGGCAGTTTGATCGGCACCCCCGCGACCACCGACTCGGTGGTCGTGAGCGCCTCGCCGTCGAGGATCGTGGCGGCATCAGAGCTGGTCCCGCCCATATCCAGCGTGAGGACGTTTTCGTAGCCGCTCGCCCGGGCCACATACGCCGCGCCGACGACCCCGCCCGCAGGCCCCGAGAGCACGCACCCCGCCGCGTTTCGAGCCGCGTGTCCGATCTCCACGACCCCGCCGGAGGACTGCATCACCAGCGGGGAGGGGAGTCCCGCCGCTTTCGCTTTCCGGGAGAGGTTCTCCAGGTAGGAGGTCAGCCTGGGGGCGAGGTAAGCGTCGGCCGCTGTCGTCGAGAAGCGCTCGTACTCCCGGAACTCGGGCAAAACCTCGCTCGAGAGCGAGACGTGCACCCCCGGAAGCTCGCGCCGCAGCACCTCGCCGACGCGCCGCTCGTGCTCGGGATGCGAGAACGAGAAGAGCAGGCACACCGCAACGGCCTCCACCTCCGCCTCGCGCAGCGCCCGCACGGCCTGCCTCAGGCTCTCTTCGCCCAGTGGCTCGATCTCCCCGTCCGGCCCCATCCGCTCGCGCACGGTGAACCTGAGCTCCCGCGGCACCAGGGGCGGCGGGCGGTCCTTCGAGAGGTCGTAGAGCGAGGGGCGGTTCTGGCGGCCGATCTCGATCACGTCCCGGAAGCCCTCGGTCGTGAGGAGGGCCATCCTCGCCCCGCGCCGCTCGAGCAGGGCGTTGGTGGCCACGGTCATCCCGTGGGCGAACGCGGCGACCTCCCTCTCCCGGAGGTTCGCCACGCGGATCGCCGCCATCACGCCCTCCGACTGGTCGCGCGGGGTGGAGGGGACCTTCGCGGTGACGATGCCCCCTTCCACGAGGGCCACCAGATCGGTGAAGGTTCCCCCGACGTCCACGCCCAGCCTGAGCCCGTTGCCTCGCAAGCTGCCCCTCTCTCTCCGGTCTCGCACCTCGTTCAGTTTATCGGGACGAACCGTTTGCCGCGGGTCTCGGGCAGGAGCAGGAGCGCGATGACGCAGGCGGCGTATCCGACCGCACCGAGGGCTATCGCCGCCAGCCCGACCTTCGCAGCGAGGATGCCGATGACGAGCGGGAAGAACCCGCCCACGGCCCTCCCGAAGTTGTAGACGAAGCCCTGTCCAGCCCCCCGGGCGCGGCTCGGGAAGAGCTCGGCCAGGTAGGATCCGAAGCCGCTGTAGATGCCCGAGGCGAAGAACCCGAGCGGGAGCCCGAGGACGACGAGCAACCCGTTCGCGCCTTCGGGGATCCGGGTGTAACCGACGAGGAGCACGGCGCTGAGGACGGCGTAGAGCGCGAAGGTCTTCCTGCGCCCGATCAGGTCGTGCAGGTAGCCGCTGATCACGTACCCCAGGAACGAGCCGATGATCACCGTGGCCAGGTAGGAGCCGGTGCCCACCGCGTTCAGGCCCCGGGCCTTCTCCAGATACGAGGGGAGCCAGGTGAAGATCGAGTAGTATCCGCCCTGCGCCCCGATGGCGAGGAGGGAGGCCGCCGCCGTCCTCCCGATGAGGTCGCGCCGGAAGATCTGGACGAGCGGGCTCCTGGTGGCCCCGCTCTCCACGGCTTCGCGGCTGCGGGCCTCGCGGGCGCGCCGGGTCTTCAGGTAGACCTCCGGTTCGTCGACCTTACGCAGCACGTAGAGGATGAAGAGGGCCGGTACTATCCCGATCCAGAAGAGCACCCGCCAGGCCACATCCTGCGGCAGGAGGCTGAAGACGACTGTGAAGGCGACCACCGCCCCCGCCCAACCCGGCGCCCAGGCGCTCTGTACCCAGCCGAGCACCCTGCCTCTCTGCGCAGGGTCCGCCATCTCCGAGACCAGAAGCGCGCCGGCGGCCCACTCGCCGCCGAACCCCAGCCCCTGCAGCGCCCGGAAGAACAGCAGCGCCTCGTAGTTCGGCGAGAGCCCGCTCAGAAACGTCCCGCCGCAGTAGAAGGCGATCGCGAGCACCAGCGTCCTGACCCTGCCTATCCTGTCGGCGAGGAGCCCGGCCAGAACACCCCCGAGCGCCGAGACGACGAGGCTCACGGTCGCGATGAGTCCCGTCTGACCTCCGGAGAGGGCGAAGGTTGCCGCGATCCCGGAGAGCGCGAGCGAGAGTATCTGGTAGTCGAACCCGTCGAAGGCCCATCCCCCGAAGCTTGCCCAGAACGCCGGGCGGCCCTTCTCCCCGAGAGAGCGGTACCACTCGAAGCTGAACGTGTCCTTGAGAGAGGCGTTCTGTGTCTGATTCCCGGCCACCATATTCCTCCTTCGCTCCCCGTAAGAAAAACACAACCGCCTCCGGCCTGCAGAGGAAGCCGGAATTTGACCCTGCATCCCTGAACGGCGAGACTCTCACCGGAACGAGAAGGGAGGAATGCGTGATGCGTTTGCCCGAAGGAGCCCGCATCTTCGATCTGGAGCAGCCGCGGACGGAGGCGATGCCGGTCTACCCCGCGCACCGCCCCGGCTACTCCTACCTGCTGCACCGCCGCCACGAGGACGAGTACGAGCCCGAGACCTCAGGTCCACGCTCGAGCGCCTCGGGGATCATCTTCTGCACCGACCACACCGGCACCCACATAGACGCCATATGCCACCAGTCGAAGGATCTGAGGCTCCACGGCAGCATCCCGGTGGGTGAGGCGCAGGGCACGCGGGGCTTCTCCACCCTCGGGGTCGAGGAGATCCCACCCATAGTCGCCCCGGGTGTCCTCCTCGACGTGGCGGCCAAGGAGGAGGCCGGGGCTCTGGAGCCCGGCTACGCCGTGACCGCGGAGGATCTGGCGGAGTGCTGCCGGCGGCAGGGCGTGGAGGTTCCGGAGGGCGGGGTCGTCCTGGTACGCACTGGAAACGCCCGCCGCTGGGATGACGTCGAGAGCTACCTCGCCGGACCGGGAGTCTCGACGGAGGCTTCACGCTGGCTGGCGGACAGAGGCGTTGCGGCGGTGGGAGCCGACAACGTGGCGTGGGACGTGCCGGGGCGGAGGGACCCAGAGCTGGGATGTCTGCTGCCCGGGCATCTGATCCTGCTGGTCGAGCGGGGGATCTATATAGTCGAGAATCTCATGCTCGAGGAGCTCTCTTCCGAGGAGGTGTACGGGTTCCTCTTCGTGTGCGCCCCACCCAAGTTCGTCGGAGCGACCGGTGCTCCGGTCAGGCCGCTGGCGATCGCCGGCCCGCGGGGTTAGGTTTCCCAGCCCGACTCGTCGTTGTGCTCCCCAAGGAGCGGCGGGTGGCGCCGGATGCCGGGCCTCCTGCCGTCCAGTAGGAGGGGCGAGCCGACGGTCCGGAGGTCGCCCGCCGTCGGGTGTTCCACGCTCTGCAGGATGCCCGAGGCGAGTACGTGCGGGTCCCGGAAGACCTCGGTGAGGCTGTTTACCGGTCCGCATGGCACTCCTGCCTCCCTGATCCTTCGTACCCACTCCTCTGCCCTGCGACCCTCGAACACCCGCTGCAGCTCCGCGACCAGCTCCCGACGGTTCTCGACCCTCTTCGGGTTGGTCGCGTAGCGCTCGTCTTGGGCCAGGTCTTCCCGTTCTATCGCCCGGCACATCCTGGTGAACTGGGCGTCGTTGCCGACGGCGAGGGCTACCGGCCTGTCGGAGGCGTGGAAGGTCTGGTAGGGGACTATCGTGGGGTGCTCGTTGCCCATCCTCCCGGTGTCCTCGCCGCTCACCAGATACTCCTGAGCGCGGTTGGCGAGCCATGAGAGCGTGCTCTCGAAGAGCGGGACTTCTATACGCATCCCTTCGCCTGTCTCAGAGCGCCGGCGCAGCGCGGCCAGTATGGCCGTCGCCGCGTACAGCCCGCACACGATGTCCGCGACCGCCACCCCGACCTTCGTCGGCTCTCCGTCGTGGTGTCCGGTTATCCCCATGATCCCGGCCCGCGCCTGCACGAGGAAGTCGTAGCCCGGCTCGTTCTCGTCCGGACCGGGCCCGAAGCCGACTATCGAGCAGTAGATGAGGCCGGGGTTCTCCTCTTTCAGCGCATCGTAGCCGAGCCCGAGCTTTGCGAGGGCGCCGCGCCGCAGGTTTTCGATGAGCACGTCGGCGCTGCTGGCGAGCTCCCTGACCCGCCCGAGGTCCTTCTCGGTCTTGAGGTCCAGCTCCACCGAGCGCTTGTTGCGGTTGACCGAGAGGAAATACGCCGACTCCCCACCGGCGAACGGCGGGCCCCACTGACGGGTGTCGTCTCCCTTCCCGGCCCTCTCTACTTTGATCACGTCGGCCCCGAGATCCGCGAGCACCATAGTGGCGAACGGGCCTGCGAGGACCCGTGAGAGGTCCAGCACCCTCAGGCCCTGCAGTGGAAGCTCTTCTCTCTCGTGGGGTATCGGTTGAGCTCCTTCCTGTACCATCGTACCGGAGTTTACCGGAGAAGGGGACAGCCTACCTGAGGCCGCCTCTGAACGGCTGATATATTCTCCTGCAGGCTCGTCAGCGGTTTGACGGAAGGAGATCAGAGATGTCACGGATGCACGCGGTGCTCGTCGAGGAGTTTGGGGAACCGGAGGTTTTGCGTTACGGAGAGACCGATCGTCCTTCACCCGGCGAGGGCGAAGTCCTGATCGAGGTTCGCGCCGCGGGCGTCAACTACGCCGATACCATGCGTCGCAGAAACACCTACCTGGTGCCCCAGGAGCTGCCGTTCATCCCCGGCTCGGAGGTGGCCGGGATCGTCGCCGGAGTGGGAGAGGGTGTGCGTGGTGCCTCGGTCGGCGACCGGGTCGTCGCGCTCGTAGGGACCGGCGGCTACGCCGAGTACGTCATAGCCCCGGCAGATGCACTGATTCCCATCCCCGACGGCCTGGGCTTCGACGAGGCCGCCGCCGTCCCGCTGCAGGGCCTGACGGCCTACCACATCCTCAAGACCTCCGGCCGGCTCGCGGAGGGGGAGAGCGTCTTGGTCCACGCCGCCGCCGGAGGCGTCGGAAGCCTGGCGGTACAGATGGCGAAGCTTATGGGGGCGGGGACCGTCATCGCCACCGCGAGTAACCGGGAGAAGCTCGAGCTCGCAGCTTCTCTGGGCGCGGACGTCCTGATCGACTACACCTCCGAAGACTGGCCGGAGAGGGTGAGGGAGGCCACCGGCGGGCGCGGGGCGGACGTGATCCTGGAGATGGTCGGCGGAGACTTCCCCGAGAAGAACCTCTCCTGCCTGGCGACCTTCGGGCGGATGGTCGTCTACGGTGCGGCGAGCGGCCAGCGGGGAAGCCTGACCCCGGCGAGCCTGATGTACCGCAACCAGACCGTCACCGGTTTCTACCTCCCCCGTATAACATCCCGACCGGAGATCTTCGTCCCGAGCCTGCAAGAGATGCTCCGCTGGCTCTCGAGCGGCGAACTCAGGTTGACCATCGGCGGCCGCTACCAGCTCGAGGACGCATCAAAGGCCCACACCGACATGGAGGGACGCAAAACCACCGGCAAGCTTATCCTGAACCCCTAGAGAACGTCCGGCTCAGCCGGTGTGGAAGATCGCCCGCACTATCCGGCACAGTGCGTAGAGCGCGGCATAGCCGAGCCCGCCCCCGCGCCGCAGGTCGAACATGCGAATCAGAAGCGCATGAGCCTTGCTCTGCGCAAAACCAGACTGCGGCACTACCCGCCGCTCCTCCTCTACCGTCTCCTCCGTCCGAGCCTTCTCCATCTCCATGGTGACTCCACACTCCGCTTCCATTCTCTTCACACCGGCATCTTAGCACCGCCAGGCGTCCGTTTACGGTCGATCATTTTACATTGACAGACAATATAAATGCACGTTAATATAATTCACCATGAGCGTGGAGAGAAAAGAGGAGATTACGGAGCGTCTGGTCGAGGATCTGATGTCGCTCTGGCGCATTCTGCGTGGGGTGACCAACCCGGTGAGGAGGGGGGAGATCACGCCGCAGCAGTACTGGCTCTTGCGCCAGCTGTGGCGTGGGGGGCCGATGAGCATCGGGGAGGTGGCGAGGGTGCTCGGGGTCACGCAGGGTTCTGCGACGAGCGCCTGTCAGAGGCTCGAGAGGGCCGGGATGGTCAGGAGGGAGCGGCGGGCGGACGATGAGAGGGTCGTTATGGTCGAGCTCACGGAGAAGGGGCGCGAGCAGTATGAGGGGTGGAAGAGGCGGCGGCGCGAGGTGCTCTCCGGGCTCGTCTCGGTTCTCGATCGGGAGGAGCAGATGGAGCTCAGCCGGCTCATAGAGCGGGTTCTTGAGGCCGCGGAGGCGGATTGATGGCGGCGGCCGTCGAGGTGAAGGGGCTCTTCAAGCGCTACGGGGACGTCGTCGCCGTGGGAGGGGTGGACTTCGAGATCGCCGAGGGTGAGGTTTTTGGTCTCATCGGGCCCAACGGGGCTGGGAAGACGACGACCATCCAGGTGATGACCACCCTCGTTCCTCCGACCTCCGGGAGGGTGATCGTCGGCGGGCTCGACGTGGTGCGCGAGGGGTTTCGGGTACGTTCGATGCTCGGGTACGTTCCACAGGCGCTCTCCGCGGATGGTTCGCTGACGGGATACGAGAACCTGCTCATCTTCGCGAAGCTGCTCGGGCTCCCGCGGGAGGAGCGCAAAAAGCGCATCGAGATGGCGCTCCGGAGGATGCGGCTCGAGGAGGCCGCCGGGAGGCTGGTGAAGCAGTACTCCGGCGGGATGGTGCGCCGTCTCGAGATAGGGCAGGCAATCCTGCACCAGCCGCGGCTGCTGGTGCTTGACGAACCCACCATCGGGCTCGACCCCACGGCCCGGCGCTCGGTATGGGAGGTCATAGAGGAGCTGCGGGAGGCCTCCGGGATGACCGTGCTCGTCACCACCCACTACATGGAGGAGGCAGAAGCCAACTGCGAGCGGGTCGCGATAATGAACCACGGCCGGATCGCCGCGATCGGCGCGCCGGAGGAGCTTAAACGGGGCATAGGACGTCCCGACGGTACGCTGGAGGATGTCTTCACCGAGCTCACCCGGGATCAGGCCGAATCGGGAGGGAGCTATCGTGAGACGAGGCAGCTACGCCGGAGGGTCCGGCGCTTCGGTTGAGGTGGGGCCGCCGCCGGCGGACTTTCTGGATGCCCTGGGGCGCTATCTGAGGGGGGCGGCGGTGGTGGCGGAGATGGAGATGAGGAAGCTGCGCCACGATCCCACGGAGATCTTCACGCGGGCTGTGCAGCCGGTCTTGTGGCTCGTGGTCTTCGGGCAGGCCATCTCCCACCTGCGGGCGATACCGACGGGACATGTCGACTACCTGACCTTCATGGCTCCCGGCATCCTCGCGCAGTCGCTGATGTTCATCTCGATCTTCTACGGGCTCACCATAATCTGGGACCGGGATCAGGGTATCCTGCAGAAGCTGCTGGTGATGCCCGTGCCGCGGGCGAGCTTCGTGACCGGCAAGGGGCTCGGGGCAGGGGTGCGGGCGACGAGTCAGGCCGTGGTGATCTTCATCATCGCGCTCGTGGTCGGCGTGAAGTTCCACTGGAGCGTGCCGGGCGTCGTCGGGACTCTCGTCGCGGTGGTGGTCGGTGCGAGCCTCTTTTCGACCATCTCGATGCTCGTGGCGATAGTCCTCAAAACCCGTGAGCGATTCATGGGCTTCGGGCAGGTGATCACGATGCCACTGTTTTTCGCGAGCAACGCGATCTACCCGGTCGGGATGATGCCGGGCTGGCTGAAGGCGCTCGCCACGGTCAATCCGCTCAGCTATCTGGTCGATCTTTTGCGGGGGTATCTGGTTTCGGGACGGGTTCCCGGGGCCGCCACGGACTGGGCGGTTCTGCTGGGGGTATTGGTTCTGGCCCAGGTCGTCGCCGCGCGCACCTACCGGAGGATCCTCATCTGAAGCGGTGCACGGGCTCCGGAAGGGGATCTCAGCCTTCGGAGCGTACCCTGCAGGTGCGGGGGTGGCTGTTCAGGCGCACCGCCTGGTAGAACTCCCCGCCCGCGCAGGGGAGGAGCTTCATCCCGTAGGCCTCGAAGGAGGATACGTACTCGTCCTCCGTACCGTCCGGGAATTCGATGTATACCGGCCCCTTCCCTTCCTTCAGGTAACGTCTGGCCAGATCCCGCCACAGGTGCGCTTCGTACACGCCGAGCCGGTCCTCTTCGAGGAAGGGAGAGATTATCCGCACGTCTCTCCTCCTGTGCTCGATGAGCTGCATGTACCAGGCGCTCACGCCGTCGGTTATGAGCGTGGAGTGAAGGGGGAGCTCTGTGGAGAGGACCTCTATCTTCGTCTGGACGATGTGGTCTTTCGAGAGGTTCACGGCACGGTAGGTGTGGGCGGCGGCCGTCGCAGCAGGGGCTAACGTCAGCAGCAGGACCAGAGCCGCCGGCGCCCACACGAACCTCCCGATCATGAGCCCGAAACGCCGCAACCCGTGCAGGAGGTCCGTGATCTTCGCCAGGCCCTCCGCGGTGAGCAGGGTTGCCACCAGGTAGGTCTCTATGAAGTAGACCCAGATGTCCGGGATGTCGTACTCCAGATCGAAGAGCAGCCACCCGCAGAAGAGCACCGCGAACATCGCGAGCACGGGACGATCCCGGCGGGCCAGGCTCAGCAGGCCGATCAGGGCGACGGGCAGGAGCACCGGAGGGAACTGGTGCAGGAGGTGTGAGAGGTAGTACTCGAGGCGCCCGGGGAGCTGTCCGGGGCCGAAGACGAACATCTGGGCCCGGAACGGTCCGCCGGTCATGAACGAAAGGATCTCCCGAGGCGTTGAGAGCGGGTAGGTGCTGAGCGGAGGATGAGCGGCGGCCCGCAGCGGGATATAGAGGTAGGGGAGAAGGCCCAGGAAGAACATGCCCGTTCCCCCGAGCCACAGCTTGAGGCTGCGCAGCCTCGTGCGGTCCGCCGAGTACACGAGCGCGAGCCCCGCGGGAAGCAGCATGCCGCTCGTCAGGTGGTTGGTCAGGGTGAGCCCCGAGAGCAGCGCGGCGGCGAGCAGGCTGCGATCCCGGCGTTTCCGGTGCCAGTGGAGCAGCGCGAGCAGCACCAGGGCTATGAGGAGGGCGTTCAGGATGTAGACCTCCGCGATCACGGCCTGGCTCCAGAAGGCCGGGCTCACCCCGAACAGCAGGGCCGCCGCGGCGGAGGCGAGGACGCGCCCGGTCAGCAGGCGCGCCACCAGGAAGAGGACGAAGACGGCCGCTGCGGCGTAGACCGCGGAGGCCAGGTTGATGCGGTAGGCCTCGTTCCCGAAGGGTAGATACGTGAAGAGCTTGCCGAGCAGCATGTACGTGGGATAACCCGTTGGTAGGGGGATGCTGAGGTAGGGGATCCTGATCTGGAAGAGCCCGGAGTCCGCGAGCCCGTCGACCAGGTTGCGCTGCAGGGGACCCGGGGCCAGTGTCTTCAGGTACAGCAAAAAAGATACCAGCGCGGCCGTTAGGCCCGGGATCAGGTGTGGTACGCACTGTCTGAATCTCATCGCAGGGTGCGGAAGACGTATACCCTTGGCCCCCCGTGCTTCCTGACGATTCGGTCCTTAGAAAACTCTCCAGTTACGTGCACGCTCTCGTAGAGCGGGGAGCCGCCGTAGAAGAGTTTTTCGTGCAGAAGCACGTAATTGCGCCGGATTCCAGGACTCAAATGAGGACTGTGGCGCCCGTGTACGTCGTCCAGGTATACCAGGTATCTGTACCTGCCTCTGCGTATCATGCTCCGCAGGACGCCGGGGTTGATCCTGCAGGCGTCGAGGGCCGTGCGCCTCGCCGTCGGATGATGATCAAGGTAGTAGGAGAGATCTGCGCTCGAGCAGTAGGCGAGCAGCGAACGAGGGTGGTTCTCGCTGGCGTGCACGGCGTAGGAGACCGCCTCCCGCAGCTGTTGCTTCTGGGGGGCCGTGTAGTAGTGGACCCCGAAGATGAGCTCTCCCAGAAGCAGCCCCCCGAAACACAGCACCGCCGCCGGACGCACGAAACTCCGTCCCGGTCCCGAGGTGATCCGTACCAGCGCCCTCGCCACGAGCAGGTAGGCGGCGGGCAGCGATCCTATCAGGTTGCGCTCGGTGAGCAGCGAGGTGGATGAGAGGGCGGAGAAGACGGAGGTGGCCGTGAAGGGAGCTAACAGCCACGCCCCCAGTAACGGGCCCTGCAACCCGGTTCTCTCCTTTCGCCGGTGTTCCCACCACCCGAGCGGCAGGTAGCAGATGAGTCCCCAGCCGATGAGAGCGATGACGAGCGAGCCTCCGAAGGCGAAGGTCAGATACTGCGCGAAAAAATCCGCCTTCGGTTTGGGCATCCAGGAGACGGCTCCACGGTTGTTGGTGAACTGGTGGGCGAGGAAGGGAAGCCAGGGTACGTAGGCGAGCGCGACCGGGATGTAGGGCACCAGCGCCCTGACCACCCGCCTGCGGGCGAGGACGAGGAAGGCTACTCCTTCCAGGATGACGAGCAGGAGTCCGAAGTAGTGTACGTAGGCGCAGAGGACGGCGCTGACCACATAACCCGCGGTGTCCGGGAGTGGGAGTTCGCCCTTCGTCCTCAGCTCCTGCAGCATCCCCCACCAGAAGTAGACGGTGAGGATGGAGAGGAAGAGCAGGACCGAGTACGCTCTCACCTCCTGGCTGTAGTATACGAGAGCCCACGACACCGCAGCGAGCAGCGCCGCCGCGAGCCCTTCCCGGTCGGAGTAGAGGCGTCGCCCGAGCAGGAATACGGCGGGCACCGAAAGGATCCCGGCCACCGCGGAGGGAAGCCTGAGTGCCCAACCGCTCTCTCCGAAAATCTGCTTGTCGAGGTACAGGAGGACGTAGTAGCCCGGTGGCTGGGTATCCGTGAAGGCGCCGCGCACCGCCTCGAGCACGCTGTGGCCGCTCAACCGCCAGCTCGAGAGTTCATCTCCCCAGAGTGACTGGGTCCCCAAATGATAGAGGCGCAGCCCGGCGGCCAGTACGACGATGGCCGTGAGCACGAGCAGCGTCTTCGCCTCTCCGGCGAGCGTTTTCTCAGGCTTCACGCCCGTTTGGAGAACCTCCCTCCGTTCGCCTGATTTAACAGGATAGATAACGCTGGCGTATACGAAGCCGGGAGCCCAGGGTTTCACCCGACCGAGTCGCGGAGTAAAGGAACGATGGATGCGCCATTGAGCAGAG is from Rubrobacter calidifluminis and encodes:
- a CDS encoding ABC transporter permease; this translates as MRRGSYAGGSGASVEVGPPPADFLDALGRYLRGAAVVAEMEMRKLRHDPTEIFTRAVQPVLWLVVFGQAISHLRAIPTGHVDYLTFMAPGILAQSLMFISIFYGLTIIWDRDQGILQKLLVMPVPRASFVTGKGLGAGVRATSQAVVIFIIALVVGVKFHWSVPGVVGTLVAVVVGASLFSTISMLVAIVLKTRERFMGFGQVITMPLFFASNAIYPVGMMPGWLKALATVNPLSYLVDLLRGYLVSGRVPGAATDWAVLLGVLVLAQVVAARTYRRILI
- a CDS encoding quinone oxidoreductase family protein yields the protein MHAVLVEEFGEPEVLRYGETDRPSPGEGEVLIEVRAAGVNYADTMRRRNTYLVPQELPFIPGSEVAGIVAGVGEGVRGASVGDRVVALVGTGGYAEYVIAPADALIPIPDGLGFDEAAAVPLQGLTAYHILKTSGRLAEGESVLVHAAAGGVGSLAVQMAKLMGAGTVIATASNREKLELAASLGADVLIDYTSEDWPERVREATGGRGADVILEMVGGDFPEKNLSCLATFGRMVVYGAASGQRGSLTPASLMYRNQTVTGFYLPRITSRPEIFVPSLQEMLRWLSSGELRLTIGGRYQLEDASKAHTDMEGRKTTGKLILNP
- a CDS encoding ABC transporter ATP-binding protein codes for the protein MAAAVEVKGLFKRYGDVVAVGGVDFEIAEGEVFGLIGPNGAGKTTTIQVMTTLVPPTSGRVIVGGLDVVREGFRVRSMLGYVPQALSADGSLTGYENLLIFAKLLGLPREERKKRIEMALRRMRLEEAAGRLVKQYSGGMVRRLEIGQAILHQPRLLVLDEPTIGLDPTARRSVWEVIEELREASGMTVLVTTHYMEEAEANCERVAIMNHGRIAAIGAPEELKRGIGRPDGTLEDVFTELTRDQAESGGSYRETRQLRRRVRRFG
- a CDS encoding protein O-mannosyl-transferase family, encoding MLYLKTLAPGPLQRNLVDGLADSGLFQIRIPYLSIPLPTGYPTYMLLGKLFTYLPFGNEAYRINLASAVYAAAAVFVLFLVARLLTGRVLASAAAALLFGVSPAFWSQAVIAEVYILNALLIALVLLALLHWHRKRRDRSLLAAALLSGLTLTNHLTSGMLLPAGLALVYSADRTRLRSLKLWLGGTGMFFLGLLPYLYIPLRAAAHPPLSTYPLSTPREILSFMTGGPFRAQMFVFGPGQLPGRLEYYLSHLLHQFPPVLLPVALIGLLSLARRDRPVLAMFAVLFCGWLLFDLEYDIPDIWVYFIETYLVATLLTAEGLAKITDLLHGLRRFGLMIGRFVWAPAALVLLLTLAPAATAAAHTYRAVNLSKDHIVQTKIEVLSTELPLHSTLITDGVSAWYMQLIEHRRRDVRIISPFLEEDRLGVYEAHLWRDLARRYLKEGKGPVYIEFPDGTEDEYVSSFEAYGMKLLPCAGGEFYQAVRLNSHPRTCRVRSEG
- a CDS encoding glycosyltransferase family 39 protein, with the translated sequence MKPEKTLAGEAKTLLVLTAIVVLAAGLRLYHLGTQSLWGDELSSWRLSGHSVLEAVRGAFTDTQPPGYYVLLYLDKQIFGESGWALRLPSAVAGILSVPAVFLLGRRLYSDREGLAAALLAAVSWALVYYSQEVRAYSVLLFLSILTVYFWWGMLQELRTKGELPLPDTAGYVVSAVLCAYVHYFGLLLVILEGVAFLVLARRRVVRALVPYIPVALAYVPWLPFLAHQFTNNRGAVSWMPKPKADFFAQYLTFAFGGSLVIALIGWGLICYLPLGWWEHRRKERTGLQGPLLGAWLLAPFTATSVFSALSSTSLLTERNLIGSLPAAYLLVARALVRITSGPGRSFVRPAAVLCFGGLLLGELIFGVHYYTAPQKQQLREAVSYAVHASENHPRSLLAYCSSADLSYYLDHHPTARRTALDACRINPGVLRSMIRRGRYRYLVYLDDVHGRHSPHLSPGIRRNYVLLHEKLFYGGSPLYESVHVTGEFSKDRIVRKHGGPRVYVFRTLR
- a CDS encoding MarR family winged helix-turn-helix transcriptional regulator, producing the protein MSVERKEEITERLVEDLMSLWRILRGVTNPVRRGEITPQQYWLLRQLWRGGPMSIGEVARVLGVTQGSATSACQRLERAGMVRRERRADDERVVMVELTEKGREQYEGWKRRRREVLSGLVSVLDREEQMELSRLIERVLEAAEAD